The stretch of DNA AATGGAACTGTAAAGATTGAACTATACCCTAACTCAACACTAGGTAATGATAGAGATATGGCAGAAGGTATGCAAATGGGTTCAGTAGACTTTGCATTAATTGCGGGAGTTATTGGCAACTTTGAACCTTCATTCCAAATATTAGAATTGCCTTATCTAATCGAAGATGAAGAACACTTACGTAAGGTTATTTATGGACCAATAGGAGAGCAATTAGCGGCAAATCTCTTAGAAAGCTCAAATATTAGAGCTTTAACTTACTGGGAAAGGGGACCAAGGCAGTTAACAACTAACAAACCAGTAAATTCAGTTGCAGATGTACAAGGCTTGAAGTTAAGAGTTGCAGAGATACCACCCTGGGTAGCTGCTTGGAGAGCAATAGGAGCTAACCCAACTCCAATGGCTTGGGGTGAGGTATATAGTGCATTAGAACAAGGCGTTGTTGATGCCCAGGAAAATCCAATTCCATATATCCATGCTAACCACGTTTATGAAGTTCAAAGCCATATTGCAATGACTAGCCATAAGTTTGAATATGTTACTTTATCAATGAGCAACAGAACTTATGAAAAACTAACACCTGAACAGCAACAAGCTATTTATGAAGCTGCAAGGGAATCTGCCGAGTACCAGAACCAATTAGTGGCTGAATTAACAGATAAGCTTCTTGACGATATGGTAAACAATAAAGGCATTACTGTTACTTATCCAGATGTCAGTGAATTTGCTGATAGGGCCAAAACTGTTCACTTAGAATTTGCTGAAAGATATGGTATGGACTTATATGAAGCAATCCTTGAAGCTGCAAAGTAAGTTCTAGAAAAACTACAATATAATACAGCATTCCTCAATCTGGGGAATGCTGTAAATATACCACAAGGGGGGATGTGAGGTGTTTTCTCGACTGGAAGAAAAGCTCTATAAAATCCTGTATTATTTTTGCTCCTTTTTAATGTTTTCCATGTTAACAATAATCTTTACCCAGGTAGTATTCAGGTATGTCTTTCAAAACTCCATATCATGGTCAGAAGAGCTTGGACGATATATTTTTGTGTGGATGACTTTTTTTGGAGCAGTACTGGCTTTACGCAGAAGATCTCACGTATCATTAGACAGTTTGATTAATCAATTTCCGCCATGGTTGTTTAAAGCTATTAAGGTTTTCGGTTATATACTGATGATAGTTTTTGCTGCAGTCCTTTTTTATAATAGCTTCACAATGCTGCAATTGGGAGCTAGACAGCTTAGTGCTGCCATGCAAATTCCCATGAAATATGTATATTATGCTTTACCTATAAGTACTGCATTATTGGTCTTATATTTATTTAGAAATCTTATAGAGGACATAAAGCAGTGGAAGGGGTGATAACTTGGTTGGAGTATTATTTATAACATTTTTTACACTAGTATTGTTAGGTATACCAGTAGCTTTTGTATTAGGAATAGCATCAACGGCCTCTCTGGTATTCGCTGGTGGTTATCCTATTACTGTAGTAATTCAGAGGATGTTTGCTGGTGTGGACTCTTTTCCTCTCATGGCTATTCCATTTTTTATGTTGGCCGGTTCCCTGATGCATAGGGGGGGTATAACAAAAAGAATTATTGACTTTGCCCTTGGGTTAGTTGGAGGAATTAAAGG from Desulfitibacter alkalitolerans DSM 16504 encodes:
- a CDS encoding TRAP transporter substrate-binding protein, translated to MRNHKLLICVVLLVSMLVFVGCSGNKETAPSGGETEKPKPVVLKLGHIVSDEDIWHKAAQRFAELVDEKTNGTVKIELYPNSTLGNDRDMAEGMQMGSVDFALIAGVIGNFEPSFQILELPYLIEDEEHLRKVIYGPIGEQLAANLLESSNIRALTYWERGPRQLTTNKPVNSVADVQGLKLRVAEIPPWVAAWRAIGANPTPMAWGEVYSALEQGVVDAQENPIPYIHANHVYEVQSHIAMTSHKFEYVTLSMSNRTYEKLTPEQQQAIYEAARESAEYQNQLVAELTDKLLDDMVNNKGITVTYPDVSEFADRAKTVHLEFAERYGMDLYEAILEAAK
- a CDS encoding TRAP transporter small permease, encoding MFSRLEEKLYKILYYFCSFLMFSMLTIIFTQVVFRYVFQNSISWSEELGRYIFVWMTFFGAVLALRRRSHVSLDSLINQFPPWLFKAIKVFGYILMIVFAAVLFYNSFTMLQLGARQLSAAMQIPMKYVYYALPISTALLVLYLFRNLIEDIKQWKG